A stretch of the Sphingobacterium thalpophilum genome encodes the following:
- a CDS encoding LytR/AlgR family response regulator transcription factor: protein MKIKCILLDDEPFALNILEDDLLSFAQIEVLHKANSAAEILPYLKDHHVDLIFLDIQMPEQLGTQFVRELTNPPLVIFTTAHHQYAVEGFELNAVDYLLKPISKERLATAIQKVEDILSLRPRRIDENDHIIVNVAYKKTKILLREISYIEGLKDYVKIHLVDRNIPLLTRSNLRGMEKILPATSFLRVHNSFIVNKDRIQRSTHSKLFLPETVLPLGKKYIKAIDELLQNSTAYLR from the coding sequence ATGAAAATTAAATGCATACTACTGGACGATGAACCATTTGCGCTCAATATTTTAGAAGATGATCTCCTTTCTTTTGCGCAAATCGAAGTGCTTCATAAAGCCAATTCAGCAGCCGAGATCCTACCATATCTCAAAGATCATCACGTCGACCTCATTTTTTTGGACATACAGATGCCAGAACAGCTGGGCACACAGTTTGTTCGCGAGCTTACAAATCCGCCCCTCGTCATCTTCACTACAGCTCATCACCAGTATGCCGTAGAGGGGTTTGAATTAAATGCTGTCGACTATCTCCTTAAGCCGATCTCAAAAGAACGGCTTGCGACTGCCATCCAGAAAGTAGAAGATATCCTGTCGCTGCGTCCAAGGCGTATCGATGAAAACGACCATATCATCGTCAATGTAGCATACAAAAAAACTAAAATTTTGCTCCGTGAGATTAGCTATATCGAGGGGCTAAAAGATTACGTTAAAATCCACCTGGTAGATCGCAACATACCGCTTCTCACACGAAGTAACTTGCGGGGAATGGAAAAAATACTTCCGGCGACTAGCTTTCTCCGGGTACATAATTCTTTTATTGTCAATAAAGACAGAATACAACGCAGTACACATTCCAAGCTTTTTTTACCGGAGACGGTGCTGCCTCTCGGAAAAAAATACATAAAAGCAATAGACGAACTTTTACAGAACAGTACTGCTTATCTCCGATGA
- a CDS encoding outer membrane beta-barrel family protein, with product MKKIIVTFLIATAAISSYAQTAPMARPTGFSVSDAKLSGQVTDSVGKPIAQASINLLRITQDPSTGKEREILIKSTSSSENGKFSFTNVTVNDKLKLKISSVGYTSVDLPVEFGTEKNITEKDLGSIVLENDNRKLEEVTVTGRKALLEMDIDKKVYNVEKNIVAAGGTAIDVLRNMPSVQVDIDGNVKLRNAAPTIFVDGKPTTLTPDQIPADIIDKIEIITNPSAKYDASGSMAGILNIILKKNKKTGYNGMVTLGADRFGGTNFMGSLNARQNKLNISLTAMNMRMRTNTEGDSYRSSSINDVTSSVDQEIKGKTKGTITFGRLGVDYDFSPKTTVSLAGILVEGKFRPYENTFIETESQNIRSLSNRISESERSFKPRGLQAGLIQKFKTEGEELTVDFNYFGGSNRSYGTYTTDYLNSGHESTGTQIQKNTGSGNNKFMTVQADYVKPFTNGMKLEAGIRAQVNDIENLNDNSLKAVGKEEFENITAASANYDSKNSVYAVYASLGGNLKDWVSYKIGLRAESSTYDGELLNTNEKFHNRYPLSLFPSLFLSKKVSEKDQIQMSVTRRVNRPNFFQIIPFIDYTDSLNITRGNANLVPEFTTSAELSYSRTLGKGTFLTSFYYKHTNDLITRYLTQELNPITGKMDFINTYINANSSKNYGAEFTYTNNMLKWWDLTADLNFYNSKIDIDDTTPADGMWTVFGKLNNTFNLKKNWNLQLAFEYQGKTNMPVTQNQTFGPPMNQAQSSSQGYIKPFYGVDFAIKKSFLKNQAASVTLAVNDIFRTRGNTIVSSGEGFSQTYYRLSNPQLIKLNLSYRFGKMDMNMFKKNKSQNAMEGIQMQ from the coding sequence ATGAAAAAAATCATAGTAACATTCTTAATAGCAACAGCAGCGATATCCTCCTATGCGCAGACAGCACCGATGGCGCGACCTACGGGATTTTCAGTTTCCGATGCGAAACTTTCGGGCCAGGTTACAGACAGCGTTGGAAAACCTATAGCCCAAGCCTCCATTAATCTTTTACGAATAACTCAAGACCCGTCAACGGGCAAAGAAAGAGAGATATTGATAAAAAGTACAAGTTCGTCGGAAAATGGAAAATTTAGTTTCACAAATGTAACGGTGAACGATAAATTAAAATTAAAAATCAGTTCTGTTGGTTATACATCTGTAGATCTTCCTGTAGAATTTGGTACCGAAAAGAACATAACGGAAAAAGATCTTGGAAGTATTGTGTTAGAAAACGACAATCGTAAGCTAGAAGAGGTGACCGTCACCGGGCGCAAAGCATTACTTGAGATGGATATTGATAAAAAGGTATATAATGTCGAAAAAAATATAGTTGCCGCAGGTGGTACAGCAATTGATGTGCTACGCAATATGCCATCCGTGCAGGTAGATATCGACGGCAACGTTAAACTCAGAAATGCGGCCCCCACCATTTTCGTCGACGGGAAACCCACCACGCTCACACCCGACCAGATTCCCGCCGATATTATTGACAAAATAGAAATCATTACCAATCCATCGGCAAAATATGATGCTTCGGGCAGTATGGCCGGGATCCTGAACATTATACTAAAGAAAAATAAAAAGACGGGGTATAACGGAATGGTGACACTTGGCGCAGATCGCTTTGGCGGAACCAACTTTATGGGAAGTCTCAATGCCCGCCAAAACAAACTCAACATCTCCCTTACAGCGATGAACATGCGGATGCGCACCAATACCGAAGGAGATAGCTATCGCTCAAGCAGCATTAATGATGTTACGTCATCTGTCGATCAGGAAATTAAAGGCAAGACAAAAGGGACCATTACTTTTGGAAGACTCGGTGTGGATTATGATTTTAGCCCCAAGACCACAGTATCTCTTGCCGGTATCCTGGTAGAGGGTAAATTCCGTCCATATGAAAATACATTCATAGAGACTGAATCGCAAAATATACGCTCATTGAGTAATCGAATTTCAGAATCTGAACGTAGCTTTAAACCCAGAGGCTTGCAAGCCGGGCTGATTCAAAAGTTCAAAACGGAGGGTGAAGAACTTACCGTGGACTTTAATTACTTTGGAGGTAGCAACAGATCTTATGGTACCTATACAACGGACTACTTAAACAGCGGCCACGAAAGTACAGGAACGCAGATTCAAAAAAATACCGGTTCAGGCAACAATAAATTTATGACCGTGCAGGCGGATTATGTCAAACCTTTTACTAACGGAATGAAACTAGAAGCTGGAATCCGTGCACAGGTTAACGACATTGAGAATCTCAATGACAACTCGCTCAAAGCTGTCGGCAAAGAGGAATTCGAGAACATTACTGCCGCATCGGCCAATTACGACAGCAAAAACAGCGTGTATGCAGTTTATGCTTCGCTTGGTGGAAATTTAAAAGATTGGGTATCGTATAAGATTGGACTACGAGCAGAAAGTTCCACATACGATGGTGAGCTGCTGAACACCAATGAGAAGTTTCACAACCGCTATCCGCTGAGTCTTTTTCCATCGTTATTTCTGAGCAAGAAGGTTTCTGAAAAGGATCAGATTCAGATGAGTGTAACCCGTCGTGTCAACCGTCCCAATTTCTTTCAGATTATTCCTTTCATCGACTATACAGACAGTCTCAATATTACCCGTGGTAATGCTAATCTGGTGCCCGAGTTCACTACTTCCGCCGAATTGTCTTATAGCCGCACGCTGGGTAAAGGCACTTTCCTGACTTCGTTTTACTACAAGCATACCAACGACCTCATCACCCGTTATCTAACACAGGAGCTCAATCCCATCACCGGAAAAATGGACTTTATCAATACGTATATCAATGCAAACTCCAGCAAAAATTATGGTGCGGAATTTACCTACACCAATAACATGCTAAAATGGTGGGATCTGACTGCTGACTTAAACTTTTACAATTCCAAAATTGACATTGACGACACCACTCCCGCTGATGGTATGTGGACCGTATTCGGAAAGCTAAACAACACCTTTAACCTCAAAAAAAATTGGAACCTGCAGCTCGCTTTTGAATATCAGGGCAAAACAAACATGCCAGTCACACAGAATCAGACCTTCGGTCCACCCATGAACCAAGCACAAAGTTCTTCGCAAGGATATATCAAACCTTTTTACGGAGTTGACTTTGCGATCAAAAAAAGTTTCTTAAAGAATCAAGCCGCTTCAGTGACTCTGGCTGTCAACGATATATTTAGAACGCGCGGCAATACGATTGTATCCTCGGGGGAAGGTTTTTCGCAAACTTACTACCGACTTTCCAACCCACAGCTTATAAAGCTTAACTTATCCTATCGCTTTGGCAAAATGGACATGAACATGTTCAAGAAAAATAAAAGCCAGAACGCGATGGAAGGAATACAGATGCAATAA
- a CDS encoding HAD family hydrolase, which produces MKKAIKMLVLDMAGTTVNENNIVYKTLQTAINIVGHYQLSLGDVLKHGAGKEKLQAIRTVLKNCLDVDDDKLALQIFEVFRKELKVAYKEQEIYPNAHAEQLFAALKERELIGVLNTGYDRQTAEFLMKKLNWKVGRDVDALITATDVTKGRPEPDMIDLARTKFGISDAAQVIKIGDSIIDIEEGRCAGCALSIGITTGAHTAVQLKQAHADYILDDLLEIISIVDTGILQPLDIHSKTFDGKTQENWIHSEKA; this is translated from the coding sequence ATGAAAAAAGCGATCAAAATGTTAGTGCTCGATATGGCGGGCACGACCGTCAACGAAAATAATATAGTTTATAAGACACTCCAAACAGCGATTAACATCGTTGGCCACTATCAGCTAAGTCTGGGCGATGTTCTGAAGCACGGCGCTGGAAAAGAGAAGTTACAGGCAATTCGGACGGTGCTCAAAAATTGTTTAGATGTTGATGATGATAAATTAGCTTTACAAATATTTGAAGTCTTTCGGAAAGAACTTAAAGTAGCTTATAAAGAACAAGAAATCTATCCGAATGCACATGCTGAACAACTTTTTGCAGCGCTAAAAGAAAGGGAACTAATCGGTGTACTCAATACCGGATATGATCGGCAGACAGCTGAGTTTCTTATGAAAAAATTGAACTGGAAAGTCGGAAGAGATGTCGACGCTTTGATTACGGCGACAGATGTCACCAAAGGCCGGCCTGAACCTGATATGATTGATCTTGCGCGAACGAAGTTTGGAATTAGTGATGCTGCTCAGGTAATTAAAATCGGCGACTCCATTATTGACATTGAGGAGGGTAGATGTGCAGGCTGTGCCCTAAGCATAGGAATTACCACAGGTGCTCATACTGCTGTTCAGTTGAAACAGGCACATGCGGATTACATCTTGGATGACCTGCTGGAAATTATATCGATTGTCGACACTGGCATTTTGCAACCTCTCGACATCCATAGCAAAACTTTTGATGGTAAAACCCAAGAAAATTGGATCCACAGCGAGAAGGCATAA
- a CDS encoding DoxX family protein: protein MKPFYILIIVFIFSNLTIWFSKGHGDHVLAGKIALSVMLLFTALGHFIYTTGMELMLPDFVPFKRTVVYVTGVFEALAAVGIFVSTCSRETGIMLILFFIAVLPANIRACFSHLNYETASFDGAGPAYLWFRIPFQLLLICWTYYVAIQ, encoded by the coding sequence ATGAAACCGTTCTATATTTTGATTATTGTTTTTATTTTCTCGAATTTGACAATATGGTTTTCCAAAGGGCATGGAGATCATGTGCTGGCTGGCAAAATTGCACTTAGTGTTATGCTATTGTTTACCGCCCTTGGACATTTCATATACACAACCGGTATGGAGTTGATGCTGCCTGACTTTGTTCCATTTAAACGTACGGTGGTCTATGTGACAGGAGTTTTCGAAGCATTGGCTGCTGTTGGTATATTTGTGTCAACATGTAGCCGTGAGACCGGTATAATGTTGATCCTATTTTTTATTGCCGTATTACCAGCTAATATTCGGGCGTGCTTTAGCCATCTGAATTATGAAACAGCGTCTTTCGATGGTGCTGGGCCCGCGTATCTGTGGTTTAGAATTCCTTTCCAGCTTCTCCTTATTTGCTGGACCTATTATGTAGCAATCCAGTAA
- a CDS encoding Crp/Fnr family transcriptional regulator: protein MEKIKNYFNSLVKMEDSDWVIFSSKLEKVEFPKKSLLLKMGHTERYLSFIEYGIVRFNIPKLDHDFTFGFAFENSFVSAYDSFLTQSPSFYNVEAITDCVLWRISFDDLNSVYKCTQVGNIIGRKAAEDIFLKKMKREVSLLEDTAKTRYLNLLREQPQMIKHIPLKYLASYIGVRPQSLSRIRKEIY, encoded by the coding sequence ATGGAAAAAATCAAAAACTACTTTAATTCACTTGTTAAAATGGAAGATAGCGACTGGGTGATCTTTTCTTCCAAACTGGAGAAAGTAGAATTTCCAAAAAAGTCATTGCTTTTGAAGATGGGTCATACGGAGAGGTATCTGTCTTTTATTGAGTATGGTATTGTACGATTCAATATTCCAAAGCTGGACCATGATTTTACGTTCGGTTTTGCATTTGAGAATTCCTTTGTGAGTGCCTATGATTCTTTTCTTACACAATCACCTTCGTTTTATAATGTCGAAGCCATTACGGATTGTGTACTATGGCGTATTTCCTTCGACGACCTCAATAGTGTTTACAAGTGCACACAAGTGGGAAACATCATTGGGCGAAAAGCAGCGGAAGACATCTTTCTGAAGAAAATGAAGCGCGAAGTGTCCTTACTTGAAGATACCGCGAAGACACGCTATCTTAATCTGCTGCGGGAACAGCCCCAGATGATCAAGCATATCCCCTTAAAATATCTAGCTTCTTATATAGGTGTGAGACCACAGTCGCTAAGCAGGATCAGAAAGGAAATTTATTAA